The following nucleotide sequence is from Gemmatimonadaceae bacterium.
CGTGAGGCCGATCGCGGGACGCGTGCTCCAACGCGACGACTGCGATTCGCGCGCGCCAGTCGTTGTCATTGGCAATGAGCTCTGGCGCACCGCGTTCGGCGGCGACACCGGCGCGGTCGGCCGCGTGCTGCGAATCAATGGTCAGACGATTCGCATCGTCGGCGTCGCACCGCCATTCAGCAGCGCGTCGATCGACGATCAGCTCTGGCTGCCGTACACGCTGCGCGAGTCGCTTCACCTCGGGCCTAACGACGCCCAGTCGCCGCAGGCGATTCGGCTGTTCATGGACGGCCGCCTAACGCGGGGAGCCTCGCGCGGCGACGTCTTCGCCGAGGCGCGCGTGATCGCCGCGCAGCAGGACCGATTGACGCCTGGGCGCCACACGGCGGTTTCCGTCAACGACGGCTCTCTCATCGCGAAACCCGGGAACGGCATCGTGATTAGCGGCATCCTCGCGGTGGTCTTCATCGGACTGGCGTGTCTCGCGCTCGTCGCGTGCGCAAGTGTGGTGTCGATCCTGCTCGCAATCGCGCACGGCCGCCGCACCGAAATGGCCCTGCGCATGGCGCTCGGCGCCGGCGCGCCACGTCTCGCCGCAATGCTCGGAACGGAATCGTTGATGCTGGCGTGTGTGGCTGGCGCCGTCGCGTCGGCGATGAGCTACCGGTTGCCGCGCATTCTGCTGGAATGGATTGTCCAACGGCCGTTCAACTTCTCGCTCGCGCCCGACTGGCATGTGTTCGCCTTCCTGCTCGTCACCACGGTGGGCGCGGCGCTGGTCGCAGCGAACGCGCCGATTCGCTCCGTGCTCGCTCTCGACCTCAACTCGACGCTGCGCCGCGCGCCCGACCAGGCGGCCGGCCGCGTTAGGCGCGGGAATGTGCTCATGAGCGCCGAGATCGGCGGAGCGGCCGCGCTGTTGGTGGCGACGGTCGCGCTCACGCGCCTGCCGGCGCGGATCGCGAGCTCTCCGCCGCGCTTCGACGCGCGCCACGTGTTGGCGATGAACCTGCGCGCGCCGCAGCCCGCCACGGGAGGATGGCAGAGCTTCCATGACGACATCGCGCGAACGCTGACGACGGTAACCGGCGTGCGCGGCATCGCGTTCGCGACCGCCCAGCCAGTCGGCGACGAGGCGACGGGCGTCACGGAGGTGAAGACCGCCGAGGAGCGTCGGCGCGAGATGCCATCGATCGAAGTGTCGCCGAGCTACTTCGACGTGTTCGGGATCCGCGTGGACCGAGGGCGGTCGTTCACGTTGGCCGACGCCGATTGCGCGGCGGCGGTGTGTCCGGTGATCGTCTCTCGTGAGGCAGCGCGTGAGTTGTGGGGCAGCGTTGATCCGCTCGAGGAACATCTCACCGTCGACGCGACGCACGCGCTGGTCGTGATCGGCATCGCGGCCGACGCGTCGAGCAGGATCGCCGAGCCGGTTCAGGCGTTGATGATGTACACGCCGTGGCGACCGAACACGCGGCTCTATCAACCGTTCTTGAAAGTGGAGGATGCCGGGAGCGGCGTCGTGCGACGCGTGTCGTCACTCGTGAGCGAGCGATTCGCGGGCACTGTCGCGGCGCCGCGAACCGTGGAGGAAGAGATGATGCTCTTGACCGACGCGTTTCAGCGCATCGGCGAAGTGGTCGGCCTCATGGCGGCGATCACGGCTATGCTCGCGATTTTCGGCGTGTACGGCGTCGTCGCGCTCGCGGCCAGACGACGCTTGAAGGAGATGGGAATCCGGTTGGCGCTCGGCGCGCGCCCGATGGATGTCTATCGGGCGATGGTGGCGCCTAACGCGCGGCCGCTCGCGACGGGTCTCGTGCTCGGCGCCGTGTTCGCGACGGCGATGGCGGTGGAGTCGGATCGATTGTTGGGCGCGGTGTTTCCGGTACGAATCGTCGATCCGGTCGCTTTCGTGTTTGCGGCCTCAGGTCTTGCAGCGGCAGTGACGATCGCGATGCTGGTGCCGGCGAGGCGGGCGACGGTCGTGGATCCGGCGCTGGTGCTGAGACAGGAGTGAGCCGGAGATCCGGTCATGGCTCGTCGAGTGAGTGCCAGGCGCCAGCACGACGTACTTCGATCCTGGTGATCGGATGAATCTCCCAAAGCGTTAGGCGCGCCTTGGTGCCCGTGGTGTCACTCGGTCCTCCGTACTGCCACATCTGATCCCAGTGCTCGGGATCGAGCATCAGCCAGCCGCTGATGCGAACCGTGTCACCGCGCACCGCGAGAGCTTTGAGCGTGTCGACGTTCCAACGTGGATGATTCGGTCGCACGCGCGGCGTCGTCTCGACCACGATCGACTGACGCGTCTTTTGATG
It contains:
- a CDS encoding ABC transporter permease; its protein translation is VRPIAGRVLQRDDCDSRAPVVVIGNELWRTAFGGDTGAVGRVLRINGQTIRIVGVAPPFSSASIDDQLWLPYTLRESLHLGPNDAQSPQAIRLFMDGRLTRGASRGDVFAEARVIAAQQDRLTPGRHTAVSVNDGSLIAKPGNGIVISGILAVVFIGLACLALVACASVVSILLAIAHGRRTEMALRMALGAGAPRLAAMLGTESLMLACVAGAVASAMSYRLPRILLEWIVQRPFNFSLAPDWHVFAFLLVTTVGAALVAANAPIRSVLALDLNSTLRRAPDQAAGRVRRGNVLMSAEIGGAAALLVATVALTRLPARIASSPPRFDARHVLAMNLRAPQPATGGWQSFHDDIARTLTTVTGVRGIAFATAQPVGDEATGVTEVKTAEERRREMPSIEVSPSYFDVFGIRVDRGRSFTLADADCAAAVCPVIVSREAARELWGSVDPLEEHLTVDATHALVVIGIAADASSRIAEPVQALMMYTPWRPNTRLYQPFLKVEDAGSGVVRRVSSLVSERFAGTVAAPRTVEEEMMLLTDAFQRIGEVVGLMAAITAMLAIFGVYGVVALAARRRLKEMGIRLALGARPMDVYRAMVAPNARPLATGLVLGAVFATAMAVESDRLLGAVFPVRIVDPVAFVFAASGLAAAVTIAMLVPARRATVVDPALVLRQE